The Lonchura striata isolate bLonStr1 chromosome 5, bLonStr1.mat, whole genome shotgun sequence genome window below encodes:
- the C5H22orf23 gene encoding UPF0193 protein EVG1, which translates to MEAAGCPGRGGLSAAGRPARYSTGTRELVKGMMEELQMTHSQKRYLMAYVKRGDALPLQRFSPSSKQPVTVSSPAACQPHRLPARPLLRPAGVCQAGDAYTREKFKPQPTRDLEKEKRRLQNILASGKDDVEEKVEQVFIQKKEEEIAEADRFEELKNEIQERREFLEEMEALGQGKKYQGIILTEISQKLNEMKSIDKKRSEEMRNIMTKAFPVGNKSNLQD; encoded by the exons ATGGAGGCCGCAGGGTGCCCGGGCCGCGGCGGGCTCTCGGCGGCGGGCAGGCCGGCCCGCTACAGCACAGGCACCCGGGAGTTAGTGAAAG GGATGATGGAGGAGTTGCAGATGACGCATTCCCAGAAGCGATACCTGATGGCCTATGTGAAAC GCGGAGATGCCCTGCCCCTTCAGAGATTCTCCCCATCCAGCAAACAGCCAGTAACTGTTTCCTCCCCAGCAGCCTGTCAGCCACACAGGCTTCCAGCAAGACCGCTTCTCCGACCTGCCGGggtctgccaggcaggggatGCCTACACCCGGGAGAAATTCAAGCCACAGCCCACAC GAGACttggaaaaggagaagagaagacttCAGAACATTTTAGCATCAGGGAAGGATGACGTGGAGGAGAAGGTGGAGCAGGTGTTCATtcagaaaaaggaagaggagataGCTGAGGCTGACCGGTTTGAAGAAT TGAAGAATGAAATTCAAGAGAGGAGGGAATTCCTGGAAGAGATGGAAGCTCTAGGACAGGGCAAGAAGTATCAAGGGATCATCCTCACTGAAATCTCACAG AAATTGAATGAGATGAAGAGCATTGACAAGAAGAGAAGTGAGGAAATGAGAAATATCATGACAAAAGCCTTCCCTGTTGGGAACAAATCCAATCTCCAAGACTAG
- the EIF3L gene encoding eukaryotic translation initiation factor 3 subunit L isoform X2: MSSRPAAFPVMLLTRRCTRSRTFMRTDAVFLILYKELYYRHIYAKVSGGPTLEQRFESYYNYCNLFNYILNADGPAPLELPNQWLWDIIDEFIYQFQSFSQYRCKTAKKSEEEIDFLRSNPKIWNVHSVLNVLHSLVDKSNINRQLEVYTSGGDPESVAGEYGRHSLYKMLGYFSLVGLLRLHSLLGDYYQAIKVLENIELNKKSMYSRVPECQVTTYYYVGFAYLMMRRYQDAIRVFANILLYIQRTKSMFQRTTYKYEMINKQNEQMHALLAIALTMYPMRIDESIHLQLREKYGDKMLRMQKGDAQVYEELFSYACPKFLSPVVPNYDNVHPNYHKEPFLQQLKVFADEVQQQAQLSTIRSFLKLYTTMPVAKLAGFLDLTEQEFRIQLLVFKHKMKNLVWTSGISALDGEFQSASEVDFYIDKDMIHIADTKVARRYGDFFIRQIHKFEELNRTLKKMGQRP; this comes from the exons ATGAGCTCCAGGCCAGCCGCGTTTCCAGTGATGTTATTGACCAGAAGGTGTACGAGATCCAGGACATTTATGAGAACAG ATGCAGTTTTCCTGATCCTATACAAGGAGCTGTACTACAGGCACATCTACGCCAAAGTCAGC GGGGGGCCCACGCTGGAGCAGAGATTTGAGTCTTATTACAATTACTGCAATCTCTTCAACTACATTCTCA ATGCTGATGGCCCTGCTCCTCTGGAACTGCCCAACCAGTGGCTCTGGGATATCATTGATGAATTCATATACCAG TTCCAGTCTTTCAGCCAGTACCGCTGTAAAACAGCCAAAAAGTCTGAAGAGGAAATTGATTTCCTTCGTTCCAACCCCAAGATCTGGAATGTCCACAGTGTCCTTAATGTGCTGCACTCTCTAGTTGACAAATCCAACATCAACCGACAGCTGGAGGTCTATACAAGTGGAG gtGACCCTGAAAGTGTGGCTGGTGAATATGGGCGCCACTCCCTGTACAAGATGCTGGGCTATTTCAGCTTGGTTGGGCTGCTGCGTCTGCACTCTCTGCTGGGAGATTACTACCAAGCCATCAAGGTGCTGGAGAACATCGAGCTCAACAAGAAG AGCATGTACTCCCGGGTGCCTGAGTGCCAGGTGACCACCTATTACTATGTGGGCTTTGCTTACCTTATGATGCGGCGTTACCAGGATGCCATCCGTGTCTTTGCCAACATCCTCCTCTACATCCAGAGGACAAAGAGCATGTTTCAGAGGACAACCTACAAGTATGAGATG ATCAACAAGCAGAACGAGCAGATGCACGCGCTGCTGGCCATCGCCCTCACCATGTACCCCATGCGCATAGACGAGAGCATCCACCTGCAGCTGCGCGAGAAGTACGGGGACAAGATGCTGCGCATGCAGAAGGGCGACGCGCAGGTCTATGAGGAGCTCTTCAGTTATGCTTGCCCCAAGTTCCTCTCCCCTGTGGTGCCCAATTATGACAATGTGCACCCCAACTACCACAAGgagcccttcctgcagcagctcaaggTCTTTGCTGATGAAGTTCAGCAGCAGGCCCAGCTCTCAACCATCCGTAGCTTCCTCAAGCTCTACACCACCATGCCTGTGGCGAAGCTGGCCGGCTTCTTAGACCTCACAGAGCAGGAGTTCCGTATCCAGCTGCTCGTCTTCAAGCACAAGATGAAGAATCTGGTATGGACCAGTGGCATATCTGCCCTGGATGGAGAGTTCCAGTCTGCCTCTGAGGTTGACTTCTATATTGACAAG GACATGATCCATATTGCAGACACAAAGGTCGCTCGGCGCTACGGGGACTTCTTCATCCGCCAGatccacaagtttgaggag CTGAACCGAACATTGAAGAAGATGGGCCAGAGACCCTAA
- the MICALL1 gene encoding MICAL-like protein 1, translating to MSGPRGALQAWCRRQCEGYRGVEIRDLSTSFRDGLAFCAILHRHRPDLLDFDSLSKDDVYENNRLAFELAERELGIPALLDPNDMVSMKVPDCLSIMTYVSQYYNHFNNPSQASVPLPMKRPAAASSPPLLSQKTPVAAVESPSAPQDDPPSERSQRSTLSSTCAACQQHVHLVQRYLAEGKLYHRQCFRCKECSSTLLPGSYKPGSEAGTFVCTQHRGKLAMSGKAERRPSLDRQSPELRTETGADSMGENALQAGAEVGKDDGDSQESVAETSTPAEGLAGPAEDSTASKAETPTPPAQAGSGPPVSQTPPRPPIPSKPAGLTQDKASSLDGQLRDSRPTPAPRKATDGSALSPPISHPVPRPRSTLQGEGSECGPGMVNGRLPETSPPVPKPRGRPCSSDRGGTAARAKDPPWMALVQAEPKKKPAPPPPPGNSHETPSRTSEEDGEEVRKARSEESRSDIAEPKPYNPFEEEDEEEVENADTQKSTPEQEQSEIAAKPLHPWYGITPTSSPKAKKRPAPRAPNASPLAHHPISRLSHSEPSSSTPSPALSLESINSESSAKVLGDTDEASVPKSSSEPTVHMPTAAKTSSADAPLASVSCSESPAVPASLYTNSSFSSSSELASLSGETQPSTLHSSRSISTGSLKTSPSQLPPKPPAGASPTPILLASDGGAGSLKTSSSPKPQLKSSCKENPFNRKPSPAASPSAKKPPKGSKPVRPPAPGHGFPLIKRKVQTDQYIPEEDIYGEMDAIEHQLDELEHRGVALEEKLRSAENDNPEDSLLVDWFKLIHEKHMLVRHESELIYIFKQQNLEQRQSDVEYELRCLLNKPEKDWTDEDRGREKVLMQELVTIIEQRNAIVNCLDEDRQREEEEDKMLEAMIKRKEFHKETETESKKKGKFKPMKVLKLLGNKHDSKSKSPKEKS from the exons ATGTCGGGTCCGCGGGGCGCCCTGCAAGCCTGGTGCCGCCGGCAGTGCGAGGGCTACCGCGGCGTGGAGATCCGCGACCTCAGCACCTCGTTCCGCGACGGACTGGCCTTCTGCGCCATCCtgcaccggcaccggcccgaCCTCCT AGACTTTGATTCTCTCTCCAAGGATGACGTCTATGAGAATAATCGCTTG GCCTTTGAATTGGCAGAGCGGGAGCTGGGCATCCCAGCCCTGCTAGATCCCAATGATATGGTCTCCATGAAAGTCCCTGACTGCCTCAGCATTATGACTTACGTGTCTCAGTACTACAACCATTTCAACAACCCCAGCCAAG CCAGTGTCCCTCTGCCTATGAAGCgaccagctgctgcctcctctcctcctctgctgtCACAGAAGACACCCGTGGCTGCTGTTGAGAGTCCTTCAGCACCACAG GATGATCCCCCCTCGGAGCGGTCCCAGCGCAGCACGCTCAGCAGCACCTGTGCAGCCTGCCAGCAGCACGTCCACCTGGTGCAGCGCTACCTGGCCGAGGGCAAGCTCTACCACCGCCAGTGCTTCAG GTGTAAGGAATGTTCCAGCACGCTGCTCCCGGGGTCATACAAGCCTGGGTCAGAGGCAGGAACATTTGTCTGCACACAGCATCGTGGTAAATTGGCCATGAGTGGGAAGGCAGAGAGGAGACCCAGCCTAGACCGACAGTCACCAGAGCTAAGAACTGAGACTGGGGCTGACAGCATGGGAGAAAATGCcctccaggcaggagcagaggtgggGAAGGATGATGGTGACTCCCAGGAGAGTGTGGCAGAGACCTCTACACCTGCAGAGGGTCTTGCTGGCCCAGCAGAGGACAGCACAGCCAGCAAAGCAGAGACGCCGACACCCCCTGCTCAAGCTGGCAGTGGGCCACCTGTCTCCCAAACTCCCCCCAGGCCTCCAATCCCCAGCAAGCCTGCAGGGCTCACCCAGGACAAAGCCAGCTCACTGGATGGACAGCTCAGAGACTCACGTCCCACTCCAGCCCCAAGGAAGGCCACCGATGGATCTGCCCTCTCCCCTCCAATCTCCCACCCTGTCCCCCGGCCCAGGTCCACTCTGCAGGGCGAGGGCAGCGAGTGTGGGCCTGGCATGGTGAACG GTCGGCTACCTGAAACCAGCCCCCCTGTCCCAAAACCTCGAGGGAGACCCTGCTCCTCTGATCG TGGTGGAACAGCTGCAAGAGCCAAGGATCCACCATGGATGGCCTTAGTGCAAGCAGAGCCCAAGAAGAAGCCagctccccctcctcccccaggCAACAGCCATGAGACTCCAAGTAGGACTTcagaggaggatggggaggaggtgAGGAAAGCCAGGAGTGAGGAGAGCAGGTCTGATATCGCGGAGCCCAAACCGTACAACCCCtttgaggaggaggatgaggaggaagtggaaaatGCTGACACCCAAAAGAGCACacctgagcaggagcagagcgaGATTGCTGCCAAACCTCTCCACCCGTGGTATGGCATCACTCCTACCAGCAGTCCAAAGGCGAAGAAGCGGCCAGCTCCACGAGCCCCTAATGCTTCTCCACTAG CCCACCACCCCATCTCCAGGCTGTCACACTCTGAGCCATCATCCTCCACCCCATCTCCAGCCCTCAGCCTTGAGAGCATCAACTCTGAGAGTTCAGCCAAGGTGCTGGGAGACACCGATGAGGCCTCAGTGCCCAAAAGCTCCTCTGAGCCCACTGTGCACATGCCAACAGCTGCCAAGACTTCCAGCGCTGATGCACCGCTGGCCAGTGTCTCCTGCAGTGAAagccctgctgtcccagccAGCCTCTACACCaactcctccttctcctcctccagcgAACTGGCCAGCCTCAGTGGGGAGACAcagcccagcaccctgcacagcagcaggagcatctCCACTGGCAGCCTGAAAACCAGCCCTAGCCAGCTGCCTCCCAAGCCTCCAGCTGGGGCTAGCCCTACACCCATCCTCTTGGCTTCAGATGGTGGTGCTGGGAGCCTCAAGACATCTTCCTCACCTAAACCACAGCTGAAG TCTTCCTGCAAAGAGAACCCCTTCAATCGGAAGccatctcctgctgcctcccccTCGGCAAAGAAACCTCCCAAGGGCTCCAAGCCTGTGCGTCCTCCTGCACCAGGCCACGGCTTCCCACTGATCAAACGCAAG GTGCAGACAGATCAGTACATCCCTGAGGAAGACATCTATGGGGAGATGGATGCCATTGAGCATCAGCTGGATGAGCTGGAGCACCGTGGGGTGGCCTTGGAGGAAAAACTGCGCAGTGCTGAGAACG ACAACCCTGAGGACAGCCTGCTTGTGGACTGGTTCAAGCTCATCCATGAGAAACACATGCTGGTGCGCCACGAGTCGGAGCTCATCTACAT CTTCAAGCAGCAGAACCTGGAGCAGCGGCAGTCGGATGTGGAGTATGAACTGCGGTGCCTCCTCAACAAGCCAG AGAAGGACTGGACCGATGAGGATCGAGGGAGGGAGAAGGTGCTGATGCAGGAGCTGGTGACCATCATCGAGCAGAGGAATGCCATTGTGAACTGCTTGGACGAGGACCGGCAGAG agaagaggaggaggataaaATGTTGGAAGCCATGATTAAAAGGAAAG AATTTCACAAGGAGACGGAGACAGAGAGCAAGAAGAAAGGCAAATTCAAGCCCATGAAGGTGCTTAAGCTGCTGGGCAACAAGCACGACTCCAAGAGCAAGTCACCCAAGGAGAAAAGCTAG
- the EIF3L gene encoding eukaryotic translation initiation factor 3 subunit L isoform X1 — translation MAYPGEDYDTEAAYDPYAYSNDYDMHTGDPKQDLAYERQYEQQTYQVIPEVIKNFIQYFHKTVSDLIDQKVYELQASRVSSDVIDQKVYEIQDIYENSWTKLTERFFKNTPWPEAEAIAPQVGNDAVFLILYKELYYRHIYAKVSGGPTLEQRFESYYNYCNLFNYILNADGPAPLELPNQWLWDIIDEFIYQFQSFSQYRCKTAKKSEEEIDFLRSNPKIWNVHSVLNVLHSLVDKSNINRQLEVYTSGGDPESVAGEYGRHSLYKMLGYFSLVGLLRLHSLLGDYYQAIKVLENIELNKKSMYSRVPECQVTTYYYVGFAYLMMRRYQDAIRVFANILLYIQRTKSMFQRTTYKYEMINKQNEQMHALLAIALTMYPMRIDESIHLQLREKYGDKMLRMQKGDAQVYEELFSYACPKFLSPVVPNYDNVHPNYHKEPFLQQLKVFADEVQQQAQLSTIRSFLKLYTTMPVAKLAGFLDLTEQEFRIQLLVFKHKMKNLVWTSGISALDGEFQSASEVDFYIDKDMIHIADTKVARRYGDFFIRQIHKFEELNRTLKKMGQRP, via the exons atgGCCTACCCGGGGGAGGACTACGACACCGAG GCTGCCTACGACCCCTACGCCTACTCCAACGACTATGACATGCACACGG GAGACCCCAAGCAAGACCTGGCCTACGAGCGCCAGTACGAACAGCAGACCTACCAGGTGATCCCCGAAGTGATCAAAAACTTCATTCAGTATTTTCACAAGACGGTGTCAGATCTCATTGACCAGAAGGTGTATGAGCTCCAGGCCAGCCGCGTTTCCAGTGATGTTATTGACCAGAAGGTGTACGAGATCCAGGACATTTATGAGAACAG CTGGACAAAACTGACAGAAAGGTTTTTTAAGAACACTCCATGGCCAGAGGCTGAGGCCATTGCTCCTCAGGTTGGAAATG ATGCAGTTTTCCTGATCCTATACAAGGAGCTGTACTACAGGCACATCTACGCCAAAGTCAGC GGGGGGCCCACGCTGGAGCAGAGATTTGAGTCTTATTACAATTACTGCAATCTCTTCAACTACATTCTCA ATGCTGATGGCCCTGCTCCTCTGGAACTGCCCAACCAGTGGCTCTGGGATATCATTGATGAATTCATATACCAG TTCCAGTCTTTCAGCCAGTACCGCTGTAAAACAGCCAAAAAGTCTGAAGAGGAAATTGATTTCCTTCGTTCCAACCCCAAGATCTGGAATGTCCACAGTGTCCTTAATGTGCTGCACTCTCTAGTTGACAAATCCAACATCAACCGACAGCTGGAGGTCTATACAAGTGGAG gtGACCCTGAAAGTGTGGCTGGTGAATATGGGCGCCACTCCCTGTACAAGATGCTGGGCTATTTCAGCTTGGTTGGGCTGCTGCGTCTGCACTCTCTGCTGGGAGATTACTACCAAGCCATCAAGGTGCTGGAGAACATCGAGCTCAACAAGAAG AGCATGTACTCCCGGGTGCCTGAGTGCCAGGTGACCACCTATTACTATGTGGGCTTTGCTTACCTTATGATGCGGCGTTACCAGGATGCCATCCGTGTCTTTGCCAACATCCTCCTCTACATCCAGAGGACAAAGAGCATGTTTCAGAGGACAACCTACAAGTATGAGATG ATCAACAAGCAGAACGAGCAGATGCACGCGCTGCTGGCCATCGCCCTCACCATGTACCCCATGCGCATAGACGAGAGCATCCACCTGCAGCTGCGCGAGAAGTACGGGGACAAGATGCTGCGCATGCAGAAGGGCGACGCGCAGGTCTATGAGGAGCTCTTCAGTTATGCTTGCCCCAAGTTCCTCTCCCCTGTGGTGCCCAATTATGACAATGTGCACCCCAACTACCACAAGgagcccttcctgcagcagctcaaggTCTTTGCTGATGAAGTTCAGCAGCAGGCCCAGCTCTCAACCATCCGTAGCTTCCTCAAGCTCTACACCACCATGCCTGTGGCGAAGCTGGCCGGCTTCTTAGACCTCACAGAGCAGGAGTTCCGTATCCAGCTGCTCGTCTTCAAGCACAAGATGAAGAATCTGGTATGGACCAGTGGCATATCTGCCCTGGATGGAGAGTTCCAGTCTGCCTCTGAGGTTGACTTCTATATTGACAAG GACATGATCCATATTGCAGACACAAAGGTCGCTCGGCGCTACGGGGACTTCTTCATCCGCCAGatccacaagtttgaggag CTGAACCGAACATTGAAGAAGATGGGCCAGAGACCCTAA